In the Helicobacter sp. 'house sparrow 1' genome, AGCAGGAGCATTCATATAAGCTTTTGTCATAAAATATTGTCCAATTGTTCCTGCCAGACCCATTAAAAAGATTATACTCCATTCTTTTAGATTTGGTATGTGCCAAGTATTATCAACAAAAAAAGTAGGTAAGCATAAAATAATCCCACCAGTAATACTCATACTTAGACCAAAAAATAAAATAATAAAATTATTATCAAAATATTCTTTTAGGCTTCTTAAAGTAATTAGGGCAAGTGCTGCGCCTCCTCCACTAAAAATACCCATTAAGATATTAAATGCAGGTAAGCTTTCACCAAAAGGGTTGCAAATAAAAACTACACCAACAAATCCCAAAATACTTGCACAAATAACTCCAATTGGTGTTTTTTCTTTGAGTAAAAAGGCTGAGAAAACTATCGCATACAAAGGGGTGCTTTGTGCAAAAGTAGTGGCTATTCCAAGAGGTATGGTTGCGATATTATAAAACAATGCCAACATGCTTAGCCCACCAATGAAAGCACGAAAAAATAATCTCCCCCAAGCACCCTTTTTTTTCACTAGAGGTCTGTTTTGTATTTTTAGGACAATCAGCATAAAAAATACCATAATAAGCGATCTAAAAAAAAGGTTTTCTACGGGAGAAACAGAGCTTGATAGAATCTTTACTAATGCATTCATAATTGCAAAGAAAAATGAAGCAAAAAACATTAAAGTGATGCCAAGGGATAGATTATGCAAGCAAAAATACCTATAGAATAATGTTTATTTTGTATGGAATTATACTTTAATTAGAGAAGTTTAGGTGAAGCATTTGGGAGAGAAATGCTAGTGATGTAATAAAGATGATTAAGATAAGAGTTATAAAAATATTAAAGAATCCTCTTATGGTGGATAAACTTATCAGATGCTTTTGAAGATAATAGGAAAATTCCTTTTATGAAAAGATATTTTCAGGCCTTTTATGAAATGATAGATAGCTTCAAAGTTTATAAGAAATGCAATTTTATTTATTGAATTTTTTGAAAAATATATAAGACTTGAGGCTAGTGTTGTGAAACTAACGGAGTATTATTAAGAATTAAAGATTCTTCTAACCTGCTATAAATTTAGGTACTCAGGAGAAAAACATCCCTCAATTATCTCTAAAAAAGACAATAGGATTCAACAAGGAGTTCTTTGCATCCTATACACAGCCACTGCTGTAAGATTAAAAGAGATATGTAGCTACCTGTGTAGCATACAGAGGTATAAGCCTTTCTCAATCATACACAAAATAATTTAGGACCCAGACTTGCTTACAAACAAAAAGAATGGATTAAAAATATTTTGACAACTCTTAATTTTGATTAGGGAATTACTTTCTTAGTTCTTTAATTCTTGCTGCCTTACCTTTTCTATCTCTTAGGTAATAAAGCTTTGCTCTTCTTACTCTACCAATTCTTAATACTTCAATGCTATTTAAACTTGCACTATAAAGAGGGAAAGTCTTTTCTACCCCAATATTATTTGCCCCCATTTTTCTTACGGTAAAGGTTCTATCTACACCATTTCCGCGAATTGAAATACAAATACCCTCAAAATTTTGGATACGAGTTTTCTCCCCTTCTTTGATTTGAATACCAAGTCTAATAGTATCTCCTGCTTTAAAAGATGGCACCTTTCTGTCACCAATTTGAGCTTTTTCAAAGCTTTCAATATATCTATTCTTCATCATTTTCCCTTGTTTTGAGATTTCCATAATAAAAACAAATCTGGTCTAAAATACTTTGTCTTTAGCACAGATAGATTGTGTTTTAAATCGCTTATTATACTATGATTTCCTTGTGAATATTCTAAAGGAGGAGAAAAAAACTCATTTTTTTTTGCTTTTATTTTTGCTTTTGAAAAAACAGGTGCTTCTAAGAGATTGGATTCAAAACTTTCTTCTTGGAGAGACTGCGGATTTCCTAATACTCCTGGTATTTGCCTAGAGATACTATCACAAAGACAGAGTGCAGAGAGTTCTCCCCCTGTAAGAATAAAATCCCCAATGCTAAATACTTCATTTGCATAGAGTTCAATAACCCTTTCATCAAAACCCTCATATCTTCCACAAATAAAGGTTATATCACTTTTTTTTGCCAATCGTTTTGCATCAAACTGATTGAATGCTTTGGCACAGGGGGTTAAAAAGACAATATGGCTCTTATTGACAAGATTTTTTAGAGCATCTTCTAAAACATTAAAATTAATTACTTGACCAGCACCGCCTCCAATTTGGGTATCATCTACCTTGAGGTGCTTGTTATCTGCATAGTTGCGTAAATTGATAATTTCTACATTGATTAGTTTTTTTTCCTGTGCTCTTTTAAGAATAGATTCTTTAAAATATGGTGAGATCAAATTAGGAAAGAGTGTTAAAAATCTAAAATGCATTAACTTGCTTCTAAAATAGACTTGGCATTTTTTGTAAAAATAGTTTTTGTTTTTAAATCTGTTGTGATAATAAAGTGATCAATGTATGGAATCAAAAATTCCTTAGCAAACTTTTTAGAAAGATGTTTGTCTGTTGTTATAATCAGATAGTTTGTATTTGCAATTCTTTGAATATCTTTAACTTTTCCTAAAGTGACTTCATCCTCATAAATTTCACAACCAATGATATCAAACCAGAAAAATTCATCTTTTTGGAGTTTGCAGTATTGTTTAGTGTCCTCTGTGGTTGAATAAAGAAGAAAATTTACAATTCTTTTTGCCTCTTCAGGAGAGGCAATCTCTTTAAAAGAGATTAGGGATCTTGATAAATTAAAGGATTTTAGCGTGAGAGTAATTTTTGGGCTTGATAAAGTAAAAAGACTAGGCATTGCAAAAAAGGTAAGATCTTTTTGAAAGATCTCAGGAAAATCTGTAAGAAGATAACATTTCATTGCACCAAGAACACCGACACTTCTCCCTAGTGTGGCAACTTGTATAAGATTTTGTTCCATTAAATTGCTTTAGCCATAACCCTATAATTCAAGCCGTCTTTTGCTTTGCAACCAGATATAAAAGCCTTTATTGAAGCAATCATCTTGCCATCTTTTCCTACAATTTTTCCAATATCATTGCTATCAGCATAGATGACAAAGTCATACCCCTCTAAACTTTGAGTTTTAGACACAGAAACGCATTCGGGTTTTTTTACAATTTTTTTTACATAAGCTGTTAGAAAATCTTCAACCATAAATTAGCTATTTGTAAGCTTTGCGACACGATCGCTCATTTTAGCACCAACACTTTTCCAGTAGTTTAAACGATCTTGATCTACCTTAACTAGAGCAGGTTGTGCAAGTGGATTATAAAAACCAATAGATTCAATCCAGCCTCCATCTCTTCTCTTTCTAGAATCTGTAACTACGATACGATAAAAAGGCTTCTTCTTTCTTCCCATTCTTGTTAATCTAACCACTGTTGCCATATATACTCCTAAGTTCTAAAATAAAAATCGCTATTATACACAAAAATACACTGGTTTGAAGCATTACTTTTTTAAATGC is a window encoding:
- the rplS gene encoding 50S ribosomal protein L19, whose product is MKNRYIESFEKAQIGDRKVPSFKAGDTIRLGIQIKEGEKTRIQNFEGICISIRGNGVDRTFTVRKMGANNIGVEKTFPLYSASLNSIEVLRIGRVRRAKLYYLRDRKGKAARIKELRK
- the rimM gene encoding ribosome maturation factor RimM (Essential for efficient processing of 16S rRNA), with amino-acid sequence MEQNLIQVATLGRSVGVLGAMKCYLLTDFPEIFQKDLTFFAMPSLFTLSSPKITLTLKSFNLSRSLISFKEIASPEEAKRIVNFLLYSTTEDTKQYCKLQKDEFFWFDIIGCEIYEDEVTLGKVKDIQRIANTNYLIITTDKHLSKKFAKEFLIPYIDHFIITTDLKTKTIFTKNAKSILEAS
- a CDS encoding DMT family transporter, translating into MHNLSLGITLMFFASFFFAIMNALVKILSSSVSPVENLFFRSLIMVFFMLIVLKIQNRPLVKKKGAWGRLFFRAFIGGLSMLALFYNIATIPLGIATTFAQSTPLYAIVFSAFLLKEKTPIGVICASILGFVGVVFICNPFGESLPAFNILMGIFSGGGAALALITLRSLKEYFDNNFIILFFGLSMSITGGIILCLPTFFVDNTWHIPNLKEWSIIFLMGLAGTIGQYFMTKAYMNAPAGIISPIDYIKILWGILMGVYLGDALPSLEAWIGIFLILSSGILIALPVFIRDLKRIDRV
- the rpsP gene encoding 30S ribosomal protein S16, with amino-acid sequence MATVVRLTRMGRKKKPFYRIVVTDSRKRRDGGWIESIGFYNPLAQPALVKVDQDRLNYWKSVGAKMSDRVAKLTNS
- a CDS encoding KH domain-containing protein; this encodes MVEDFLTAYVKKIVKKPECVSVSKTQSLEGYDFVIYADSNDIGKIVGKDGKMIASIKAFISGCKAKDGLNYRVMAKAI
- the trmD gene encoding tRNA (guanosine(37)-N1)-methyltransferase TrmD — protein: MHFRFLTLFPNLISPYFKESILKRAQEKKLINVEIINLRNYADNKHLKVDDTQIGGGAGQVINFNVLEDALKNLVNKSHIVFLTPCAKAFNQFDAKRLAKKSDITFICGRYEGFDERVIELYANEVFSIGDFILTGGELSALCLCDSISRQIPGVLGNPQSLQEESFESNLLEAPVFSKAKIKAKKNEFFSPPLEYSQGNHSIISDLKHNLSVLKTKYFRPDLFLLWKSQNKGK